The nucleotide window CTCCGGAGAGCTGCCATCTGCTGGGATCTGAAAGGCCATCGAAAGCGATCCGTCCATTCACGCCTGGGAAGGAACCCTTGCGGTTTTTCGATGGCGTCCCTCGTGGGGACGTCATGCCGTCGTTGTAGAGTGCGTCCCCGTGCTCACTCCCGCGCCACGAACCTCAACCCCACCCCAGGCTCGGTCGCGATGTAGCGCGGCGCAGTGGCGTCGTCGCGCAGCTTCTGGCGCAGCTTGCCCACCAGGATGCGCAGGTAGTGGGTGTCGTCCTGGTGATCGGGGCCCCAGAGTTCGCGCAGCAGCTGCGGCTGGGTGACCACGCGACCGGCGTGCTGCAGCAGCAGCGCCAGCAGGGCGAACTCCTTGCGGCTCAGCGCCAACGGTTCGCCGTCCAGCGTCACTTCGCGGCGGCCCAGGTCCACATGCAGGCGGCCGTCGTCGAACACCGGCATCGCCGCGTCCGCGGGGGCGATGCGCGCGCGCAGCAGGCTGCGGATGCGCGCCATCAGTTCCTGTACGCCGAAGGGCTTGGTGACGTAGTCGTTGGCGCCGCCGTCGAGTGCGGCCACCTTCTCCGCCTCGCCGTCGCGCACGGTCAACATGATCACCGGCACCTGCGA belongs to Pseudoxanthomonas sp. F37 and includes:
- a CDS encoding response regulator transcription factor, producing MTYTAPPPASAPPPRILVIDDEPQIRRFLDISLRAQGYVVATAGSGRAGLAELAAHGADLVVLDIGLPDLDGHGVLSELRQWSQVPVIMLTVRDGEAEKVAALDGGANDYVTKPFGVQELMARIRSLLRARIAPADAAMPVFDDGRLHVDLGRREVTLDGEPLALSRKEFALLALLLQHAGRVVTQPQLLRELWGPDHQDDTHYLRILVGKLRQKLRDDATAPRYIATEPGVGLRFVARE